A section of the Aminiphilus circumscriptus DSM 16581 genome encodes:
- a CDS encoding NAD(P)/FAD-dependent oxidoreductase, giving the protein MDGDKAFDAIVIGGGIIGLSCGYYLSREGKRVLVLEKGEPGCGASGSCDDMILFQSKKPGVLLEMTFLSRDLYRTLEAELDMKVEFQNLGGMILIENEAHLAIMEDFVTRQRACGLSVEMLDRREALRRQPCAGPSIVASTYCPDDSQANPFKVMAAFRAAGERKGMRLRKRAAVTATCPLPGGGWEVATETERYRADLVVNAAGAWAAQLAAQIGLDLPIVPRRGQILVTEAVGLPGETNVWSSEYIVSKLRPDMAGRDERSRRLGLGFAFSRTWHGNYLIGSTRENVGFDKRTTGEALDAVAAKAVELFPVLGQVHVVRSFSGLRPACVDGKCILGESPRHPGYFIAAGHEGDGIALAPVTGKFLADLVCGRKTELDLTELHPGRFCDAKVA; this is encoded by the coding sequence GTGGACGGAGACAAGGCATTCGACGCAATCGTCATCGGTGGGGGCATCATCGGTCTTTCCTGCGGCTACTATCTCTCCCGTGAAGGCAAACGGGTGCTGGTTCTGGAGAAGGGCGAGCCCGGCTGCGGCGCTTCCGGATCCTGCGACGACATGATTCTCTTTCAGTCCAAGAAACCCGGAGTGCTTCTGGAGATGACCTTTTTGAGCCGTGATCTCTACAGAACGCTCGAAGCGGAACTCGACATGAAGGTGGAATTCCAGAACCTCGGAGGCATGATTCTCATAGAGAACGAGGCGCACCTGGCGATCATGGAGGATTTTGTCACCCGGCAGCGGGCCTGCGGCCTCTCGGTGGAGATGCTGGATCGGCGGGAAGCGCTGCGGCGCCAGCCCTGTGCCGGTCCCTCCATCGTGGCCTCCACGTATTGTCCCGACGATTCCCAGGCGAATCCCTTCAAGGTCATGGCGGCCTTCCGCGCCGCGGGCGAGCGGAAAGGCATGCGTCTTCGCAAACGTGCGGCGGTGACGGCGACGTGCCCTCTTCCCGGAGGAGGATGGGAGGTAGCCACCGAGACGGAGCGTTATCGCGCCGATCTCGTGGTGAACGCCGCCGGAGCCTGGGCGGCACAGCTCGCCGCCCAGATCGGTCTGGATCTGCCCATCGTGCCCAGACGCGGACAAATTCTCGTCACTGAGGCCGTGGGGCTTCCCGGCGAAACGAACGTCTGGAGTTCCGAGTACATCGTCTCCAAGCTTCGCCCCGATATGGCCGGGCGGGACGAGCGTTCCCGCAGGCTCGGTCTCGGATTTGCCTTCTCCAGAACCTGGCATGGCAACTATCTCATCGGCAGCACCAGGGAAAACGTTGGATTCGACAAGAGAACCACCGGAGAAGCCCTCGACGCGGTGGCCGCAAAGGCGGTGGAGCTTTTTCCTGTCCTCGGTCAGGTTCACGTGGTGCGGTCCTTCTCCGGCCTCCGTCCGGCCTGCGTGGACGGAAAGTGCATTCTCGGCGAGTCGCCCCGGCATCCCGGCTATTTCATCGCCGCCGGGCACGAGGGGGACGGCATCGCGCTGGCTCCCGTGACGGGGAAGTTCCTTGCGGATCTCGTCTGCGGACGCAAGACGGAGTTGGATCTGACGGAACTGCACCCGGGGCGTTTCTGCGACGCCAAGGTGGCGTAG
- the iadA gene encoding beta-aspartyl-peptidase, with the protein MFVLVKNATVYAPEPLGRRDILLAGERIAWMGQDFPENGTLPDLEVLDASDLFAVPGFVDGHVHLCGGGGEGGFATRTPEIALSSLVRGGVTSVVGVLGTDSVTRTTANLVAKARGLVEEGVSAWCLVGSYQLPVKTLTGSVEGDLVLVDRIIGVGEIALSDHRSSQPLVEEVAKVAAAARVGGMLAGKAGVVNVHLGDGPRGLDFLRRICAETEIPLSQFLPTHMNRNPSLFEEGIRYAQGGGFVDLTTSTTRKFLEEGEVSCAEALRRLLEAGVPPERISFSSDGQGSLPDFDAAGTLKGLTVGSVESLFEAVREAVLTEGVPLAEALPVVTSTPATVYKLPGKGALRRGFDADLVLLDRETLHISSVLARGRILLRNGTLLAKGTFEA; encoded by the coding sequence ATGTTTGTACTCGTGAAAAACGCCACGGTCTACGCCCCGGAACCACTGGGACGAAGGGACATTCTCCTGGCGGGAGAGCGCATCGCCTGGATGGGGCAGGACTTTCCGGAGAACGGCACGCTGCCGGACCTGGAAGTGCTGGATGCGTCGGACCTGTTCGCCGTTCCGGGTTTCGTGGACGGCCACGTGCATCTCTGCGGCGGCGGCGGCGAGGGAGGGTTCGCCACCCGCACGCCCGAGATCGCTCTTTCCTCCCTCGTCAGGGGAGGCGTCACCTCCGTGGTAGGCGTTCTCGGAACAGACAGCGTGACCCGAACGACGGCGAACCTCGTGGCGAAAGCCCGGGGACTCGTCGAGGAGGGCGTCAGCGCCTGGTGCCTCGTGGGCTCCTACCAGTTGCCGGTGAAGACTCTCACGGGCTCCGTGGAAGGCGATCTCGTCCTCGTGGACCGCATCATCGGCGTCGGAGAAATCGCCCTCTCGGACCACCGCTCCTCACAACCACTCGTGGAAGAGGTGGCGAAGGTGGCCGCGGCGGCCAGGGTTGGAGGCATGCTCGCAGGAAAGGCGGGGGTGGTGAACGTCCATCTCGGGGACGGCCCCCGGGGACTGGATTTTCTCCGGCGGATCTGCGCGGAGACGGAGATTCCTCTCTCCCAGTTTCTGCCCACGCACATGAACAGAAATCCCAGCCTTTTCGAGGAGGGGATTCGCTACGCCCAAGGCGGGGGATTCGTGGACCTCACCACGAGCACGACCCGGAAATTCCTGGAGGAAGGCGAGGTGTCCTGCGCGGAAGCGCTGCGGCGGCTCCTGGAGGCCGGCGTTCCGCCGGAACGGATCTCCTTCAGTTCCGACGGACAGGGGAGCCTCCCCGATTTCGACGCCGCGGGCACGCTCAAGGGGCTTACCGTGGGCAGCGTGGAATCTCTCTTCGAGGCCGTGCGCGAGGCGGTCCTCACAGAAGGCGTTCCCCTGGCGGAGGCCCTTCCCGTGGTCACCTCCACACCCGCAACGGTGTACAAGCTCCCGGGCAAAGGGGCCCTCCGGCGGGGGTTCGATGCGGATCTCGTGCTTCTGGATCGGGAGACCTTGCACATTTCCTCCGTCCTCGCCCGGGGGCGCATCCTGCTCCGAAACGGCACCCTTCTTGCGAAGGGGACCTTCGAGGCCTAG
- a CDS encoding aldehyde ferredoxin oxidoreductase family protein has protein sequence MTFSRRFGRLLQVDLTSRSVEEFSIPPEEVRRFLGGKGLGIRLLEELLPPGTDPLAPENLLLFLNGPFTGTPFPTSGRFAVITKSPLTGLFTDSHAGGFFGPELAKAGWDGIVVRGASSEPCYLWIDDDRVEIRDGAFLKDLPVSAKVEAVRGVTSEKAHVASIGPAGERRVRIATITVDRDGDPWRSGIAARGGPGAVMSSKGLLAVAVRGTGNAPLADTEKMRALAVRMNAAMRENSMIHIRRTVGTSFWVDSMNRAGMLPTRNFQKASLPFHYGLTAPNLRYYTKRDVACFNCTIACGKVARFGDVEAKVEFESIALLGSNDGMKDVAEVGRAVHCCNELGLDTISAGAVVSFAMECGEKGLLSGVPAFGDGAGQLRLLEDLAYRRGAGELLADGVRLASEKIGGGSESWAMHVKGMEIPGYEPRGAWGMALAYATSDRGACHQRAWTSRAEIDGELPRFSRDAFPRFVKDVQDERAAAYSLVVCDFLPMTTEDLEEGLAAALGEPFSYEEYLRVGERIWNCIRRFNHREGGISRRDDTLPPRILEEALELPPGLERRSVRLTREDLEAMLNAYYALRGWDDSGLPTAETLCALGVLS, from the coding sequence ATGACGTTTTCCCGAAGATTCGGAAGGCTCCTACAGGTGGATCTCACCTCTCGGAGCGTGGAGGAGTTCTCGATACCCCCGGAGGAGGTGCGCCGCTTTCTCGGCGGCAAAGGGCTCGGGATCCGGCTTCTGGAGGAACTCTTGCCGCCGGGAACCGATCCGCTGGCCCCGGAGAATCTGCTGCTTTTTCTGAATGGTCCTTTCACGGGGACGCCTTTTCCAACCTCGGGGCGCTTTGCGGTGATCACCAAGTCCCCCTTGACGGGGCTTTTCACGGACAGCCACGCCGGAGGTTTCTTCGGTCCCGAACTCGCCAAGGCGGGATGGGACGGCATCGTGGTCCGCGGTGCCTCTTCGGAGCCGTGTTATCTCTGGATCGACGATGACAGGGTCGAAATCCGGGACGGGGCGTTCCTGAAGGATCTCCCCGTGAGCGCCAAGGTGGAGGCGGTTCGAGGCGTCACGTCCGAAAAGGCCCACGTGGCCTCCATCGGTCCCGCCGGGGAACGGCGTGTGCGCATCGCCACCATCACCGTGGATCGTGACGGCGATCCCTGGCGGTCCGGCATCGCCGCCCGGGGTGGTCCCGGAGCTGTCATGAGCAGCAAGGGGCTGCTCGCCGTGGCGGTGCGCGGCACGGGAAACGCACCCCTCGCGGATACGGAAAAAATGCGTGCGCTGGCGGTGCGGATGAACGCCGCCATGCGGGAGAATTCCATGATCCACATCCGCCGCACCGTGGGGACCTCCTTCTGGGTGGATTCCATGAATCGGGCGGGGATGCTCCCCACCCGCAATTTCCAGAAGGCGTCCCTTCCCTTTCACTACGGGCTCACCGCACCAAATCTGCGCTACTACACGAAACGGGACGTGGCCTGTTTCAACTGCACCATCGCCTGCGGCAAGGTGGCCCGTTTCGGTGACGTGGAGGCGAAGGTGGAGTTCGAGTCCATCGCGCTTCTCGGCAGCAACGACGGCATGAAGGACGTGGCGGAGGTCGGACGGGCGGTGCACTGCTGCAACGAACTCGGCCTGGACACCATCTCCGCCGGGGCGGTGGTGAGCTTCGCCATGGAGTGCGGCGAGAAGGGGCTCCTCTCGGGCGTTCCCGCCTTCGGAGACGGGGCGGGACAGCTTCGCCTCCTGGAGGATCTGGCCTATCGGCGCGGCGCGGGAGAACTCCTCGCGGACGGCGTGCGCCTTGCCTCGGAGAAGATCGGCGGAGGGAGCGAGTCCTGGGCCATGCACGTCAAGGGCATGGAGATTCCCGGATACGAACCCCGCGGCGCCTGGGGTATGGCGCTCGCCTATGCCACGTCCGACCGCGGAGCGTGCCATCAGCGGGCCTGGACCAGCCGGGCCGAGATCGACGGAGAGCTTCCCCGATTTTCCCGGGACGCCTTTCCCCGGTTCGTGAAGGATGTCCAGGACGAGCGCGCCGCTGCCTATTCCCTGGTGGTGTGCGATTTTCTCCCCATGACGACGGAGGATTTGGAAGAGGGGCTCGCCGCCGCCCTCGGAGAGCCCTTTTCCTATGAGGAGTATCTCCGGGTGGGGGAGCGCATTTGGAACTGCATCCGTCGCTTCAACCACCGGGAGGGAGGAATCTCGAGGCGGGACGACACGTTGCCGCCCCGAATCCTCGAAGAGGCGCTCGAACTTCCCCCCGGCCTGGAGCGCCGCTCCGTACGGCTTACCCGGGAGGACCTGGAGGCCATGCTCAATGCCTATTACGCCCTTCGTGGGTGGGATGACTCGGGATTGCCCACGGCGGAAACGCTGTGCGCCCTCGGAGTGCTCTCCTGA
- a CDS encoding sodium:solute symporter family protein encodes MALGTWLWIITIGFCLAFLVISWKVKDKATSSYAEYVIGGGSLPFFLIFFTQFATIMGVGNFVGHAASGARVGLPHMFFILGEQGSKIIFALFFAGLAGRFTYKTVSEMMDDLFVRDRVTRMLVGLVASLIMIAWVGGQGKAFGHIFSVITGANPTWIILFFSAVFILYTTLGGIYSVVWTDFLQGILMFVFGAVFYYYAFAPVDFSLTQLATKLAEGGHGNLWAVEHVNTMSLVTMFVTGCIGILAAQIYWQRCFAAKDGRTARNGLLYSGIIAILMVMLTALVGMVIVAVNPEILSADGKLAADPMSWFLQSAHIPTFVAAMIFALILAAGMSSADSNLNSAATLIVNDLILPLKKDATDQELVRYVTIATVVVGIFAALAALYATTIIGLFSKAYSIAGGALVPLLLVGLLWKKRAGEEFRMGTRNSNITPWGARTGIVVGGVLTQVEALGAHRNLIALGVSALLIVVVSLLTKESMEESSLRA; translated from the coding sequence ATGGCATTGGGCACCTGGTTGTGGATCATCACCATAGGCTTCTGTCTCGCCTTCCTCGTCATTTCCTGGAAAGTGAAGGACAAGGCCACCTCGAGTTACGCGGAATATGTCATCGGCGGCGGAAGTCTGCCCTTTTTTCTCATCTTCTTCACCCAGTTCGCCACCATCATGGGGGTGGGCAATTTCGTGGGCCATGCCGCCTCGGGAGCGCGGGTGGGGTTGCCCCACATGTTCTTCATCCTCGGAGAGCAGGGATCCAAGATCATCTTCGCCCTCTTCTTCGCGGGATTGGCGGGGCGCTTCACCTACAAGACCGTGTCGGAAATGATGGACGATCTCTTCGTCCGCGACCGGGTGACCCGCATGCTGGTGGGACTCGTCGCCTCGCTCATCATGATCGCCTGGGTGGGCGGACAGGGCAAGGCCTTCGGCCACATCTTCAGCGTCATCACCGGTGCGAACCCCACCTGGATCATTCTCTTCTTCTCCGCGGTGTTCATCCTCTACACCACCCTCGGCGGCATCTATTCCGTGGTGTGGACCGACTTTCTCCAGGGCATTCTTATGTTCGTCTTCGGAGCGGTGTTCTACTACTACGCCTTCGCTCCCGTGGATTTCAGCCTCACCCAGCTGGCGACGAAACTCGCCGAGGGAGGACACGGCAATCTCTGGGCGGTGGAGCATGTGAACACCATGTCCCTCGTCACCATGTTCGTCACGGGGTGCATCGGCATCCTCGCCGCCCAGATCTACTGGCAGCGCTGTTTTGCCGCGAAGGACGGGCGTACCGCCCGGAACGGTCTGCTCTATAGCGGCATCATCGCGATTCTCATGGTGATGCTCACGGCTCTCGTGGGAATGGTCATCGTGGCGGTGAACCCGGAGATCCTGAGCGCGGACGGCAAGCTCGCCGCGGATCCCATGTCCTGGTTCCTCCAGAGCGCGCACATTCCGACCTTCGTCGCGGCCATGATCTTCGCGCTCATTCTCGCCGCGGGCATGTCCTCCGCGGACTCGAATCTCAATTCCGCGGCCACGCTCATCGTGAACGACCTGATTCTGCCTCTCAAGAAGGACGCCACGGACCAGGAACTGGTGCGCTACGTCACCATCGCCACCGTCGTGGTGGGCATCTTCGCGGCTCTGGCCGCCCTTTACGCCACCACCATCATCGGCCTTTTCTCCAAGGCCTATTCCATCGCCGGAGGAGCCCTGGTACCGCTGCTTCTCGTGGGGCTTCTCTGGAAAAAGCGCGCCGGCGAGGAATTCCGCATGGGAACCAGGAACAGCAACATCACTCCCTGGGGGGCGCGAACCGGCATCGTCGTGGGTGGTGTGCTCACCCAGGTGGAAGCCCTCGGTGCACACCGGAATCTCATCGCTCTCGGGGTGTCCGCTCTGCTCATCGTGGTGGTTTCCCTGTTGACGAAGGAAAGCATGGAGGAGAGTTCCCTGCGGGCGTGA
- the dapA gene encoding 4-hydroxy-tetrahydrodipicolinate synthase: MREWGRLITAMATPFDAALDVNYTEAAAFAKKLVAEGSSALVIGGTTGEAPTLSEEEKCRLFRAVKEAVSVPVIAGIGTNCTRSTVAMGKKAAECGVDGVLVVVPYYNKPPQQSLYEHFKVVAEEVKLPVMLYNVPGRTSCNLASETAAALSRVPGIVALKEASGDLEQTTRVLRDARKGFSVYTGDDPLTIPTLAVGGYGVVSVAAMIAGPRMKRMIDAFCAGNVTEAATIHQELAELIKALFVTTNPIPVKAALTLLGIPVGGHRLPLTGATPEVVETLRAALGKLGLL; encoded by the coding sequence ATGCGGGAATGGGGACGATTGATCACCGCGATGGCGACGCCCTTCGACGCCGCGCTCGACGTGAACTACACCGAGGCGGCGGCTTTCGCGAAAAAACTTGTCGCCGAGGGAAGCAGTGCCCTCGTCATCGGAGGGACAACGGGGGAGGCCCCCACGCTGTCGGAAGAGGAGAAGTGCCGTCTCTTCCGGGCCGTGAAGGAGGCCGTTTCCGTGCCCGTTATCGCCGGCATCGGAACGAACTGCACGAGGAGCACCGTCGCGATGGGGAAAAAGGCGGCGGAGTGCGGCGTGGACGGCGTGCTCGTGGTGGTTCCCTACTACAACAAGCCGCCCCAGCAGTCTCTGTACGAGCATTTCAAGGTCGTGGCCGAAGAGGTGAAGCTGCCGGTCATGCTCTACAACGTGCCGGGCCGGACCTCGTGCAATCTCGCGTCGGAGACGGCGGCGGCCCTCTCCCGGGTTCCGGGCATCGTGGCCCTCAAGGAGGCGAGCGGCGATCTGGAGCAGACCACGAGAGTGCTTCGGGATGCCCGAAAGGGATTTTCCGTCTACACCGGCGACGATCCGCTGACGATTCCCACCTTGGCCGTGGGCGGATACGGCGTGGTGAGCGTGGCGGCCATGATCGCGGGTCCCCGGATGAAGCGCATGATCGATGCCTTTTGCGCCGGAAACGTCACGGAGGCCGCGACGATTCACCAGGAACTCGCGGAACTCATCAAAGCCCTCTTCGTGACCACCAATCCGATTCCCGTGAAGGCCGCCCTCACGCTCCTGGGCATTCCCGTGGGAGGGCATCGCCTGCCGCTCACCGGAGCGACTCCGGAGGTGGTGGAGACGCTTCGCGCCGCTCTGGGAAAACTGGGGCTTTTGTAA
- a CDS encoding UDP-glucose dehydrogenase family protein, with protein MRVCMIGTGYVGLVTGVCLAETGNDVWCVDIDETKITRLNKGELPIYEPGLEEVLRRNLKQGRLHFTTSLEQGVRSSLFVFIAVGTPPGEDGRADLQHVLAVAEQIGACLDSYKILVLKSTVPVGTTLRMKTIVEEALQRRGRRDIEFDVAFCPEFLKEGSAVEDFLHPDRVVVGTENGRTAEFLKELFAPFILRENSLFAMSIPSAELTKYAANAMLATRISFMNELAAFCEAVGADIEEIRVGIGSDSRIGHAFLQAGLGYGGSCFPKDVKALIHSAREKEYDLSILRAVEEVNRRQRQVFLDRMERHYGGRENLAGKTFALWGLSFKPNTDDIREAPSLFLVRELRRLGASIRAYDPVAEANARALLGDDPGIVYTEDCYDALSGADALLLVTEWPLFRHPDFDRMKSLLREAVIFDGRNLYAPDRARAMGFVCYGIGRGGV; from the coding sequence ATGCGGGTGTGCATGATCGGAACGGGATACGTAGGGCTCGTCACGGGAGTCTGTCTCGCCGAGACGGGCAACGATGTCTGGTGCGTGGACATCGACGAGACGAAGATCACCCGGCTGAACAAAGGAGAACTTCCCATTTACGAGCCGGGTCTCGAAGAAGTGCTCCGGCGCAACCTCAAGCAGGGCCGTCTCCACTTCACCACGAGTCTGGAGCAGGGCGTCCGGTCGAGCCTTTTCGTCTTCATCGCCGTTGGAACCCCTCCCGGCGAGGACGGAAGAGCGGACCTGCAGCACGTCCTCGCCGTGGCGGAACAGATCGGGGCGTGTCTGGACAGCTACAAGATCCTGGTTCTCAAGTCCACGGTTCCCGTGGGGACCACGCTGCGGATGAAGACCATCGTGGAGGAGGCATTGCAGCGCCGGGGAAGGCGGGACATCGAGTTCGACGTGGCTTTCTGCCCCGAATTTCTCAAGGAGGGGTCCGCCGTGGAGGATTTCCTCCATCCCGACCGGGTCGTGGTGGGCACGGAGAACGGGCGCACCGCGGAGTTTCTGAAGGAACTCTTCGCTCCCTTCATCCTCCGGGAGAACAGCCTCTTCGCCATGAGCATTCCCAGCGCGGAACTCACCAAATACGCCGCCAACGCCATGCTCGCCACCCGAATCAGCTTCATGAACGAACTCGCGGCGTTCTGCGAAGCCGTTGGGGCGGACATCGAGGAAATCCGCGTCGGTATCGGCTCGGACAGCCGTATTGGCCACGCTTTTCTCCAGGCCGGGCTCGGCTACGGCGGGTCCTGCTTTCCCAAGGACGTGAAGGCCCTCATCCATTCCGCCCGGGAGAAGGAGTACGACCTGTCCATTCTTCGGGCCGTGGAGGAGGTGAACCGGCGACAGCGGCAGGTGTTCCTCGACAGGATGGAGCGCCATTATGGAGGCAGAGAGAACCTGGCGGGGAAGACCTTCGCCCTGTGGGGGCTGAGCTTCAAACCCAACACGGACGACATTCGGGAGGCGCCGTCCCTCTTTCTGGTGCGTGAACTGCGCCGCCTCGGCGCGTCGATACGGGCCTACGACCCCGTTGCTGAGGCGAACGCCCGGGCGCTTCTGGGAGACGACCCCGGCATCGTCTACACCGAGGACTGTTACGACGCTCTCTCCGGAGCCGACGCCCTTCTCCTCGTGACCGAATGGCCCTTGTTTCGGCATCCCGATTTCGACCGCATGAAGTCCCTGCTTCGGGAAGCGGTCATCTTCGACGGGCGGAATCTCTACGCGCCGGATCGAGCCCGTGCGATGGGATTTGTCTGCTACGGCATCGGCAGAGGAGGCGTGTGA
- a CDS encoding polysaccharide deacetylase family protein has product MTVRLAIKVDVDTLRGHREGVPNLLRLFDRTGIRASVFFSMGPDNSGKAVRRLLRPGFLTKMCRTKAPSTYGWKTLLYGTLLPAPLIAGPNPQMLRDAVRSGHDCGIHAWDHVKWQDLLPRIPPEELAADFDRACGLFEEIAGRAPRSCAAPGWQVTEASLRMQERKGFLYCSDCRGREPFLPVAEGEALRTVQIPTTLPTLDECLGTPGTTDASLEDAYLTLLRRAPATSAAQDIPEPRTPKDQILHVHTVHAEMEGLSKLALFESFLTACRARGVRFTALDDVARAVELEKLPLCPVEKGTLPGRAGTVALQGDPIVPWMHRLA; this is encoded by the coding sequence ATGACAGTGCGTCTGGCCATCAAGGTGGACGTGGACACCCTTCGAGGGCATCGCGAAGGTGTACCGAATCTGTTGCGTCTCTTCGACCGGACGGGTATTCGGGCGAGCGTCTTCTTCTCCATGGGGCCCGACAACTCCGGCAAGGCCGTGCGGCGTCTCCTCCGCCCGGGATTTTTGACCAAGATGTGCCGCACGAAAGCGCCCAGCACCTACGGATGGAAGACGCTCCTCTACGGCACGCTTCTTCCGGCCCCTCTCATCGCCGGACCGAATCCACAGATGCTTCGGGACGCCGTGCGCAGCGGCCACGACTGCGGCATCCACGCTTGGGATCACGTGAAATGGCAGGATCTCCTGCCCCGCATTCCTCCGGAGGAACTCGCCGCAGATTTCGACCGCGCCTGCGGTCTTTTCGAGGAGATCGCGGGAAGGGCCCCCCGCTCCTGCGCCGCTCCGGGATGGCAGGTCACGGAGGCGAGCCTCCGCATGCAGGAACGCAAAGGATTTCTCTACTGCAGCGACTGCAGGGGGCGGGAACCGTTCCTTCCCGTTGCGGAGGGAGAAGCTCTTCGCACGGTGCAGATTCCCACGACACTCCCTACCCTGGATGAATGCCTCGGCACCCCCGGAACCACTGACGCCTCCCTGGAAGACGCCTATCTGACACTGCTCCGGCGAGCGCCTGCGACCTCTGCCGCACAGGACATTCCGGAACCGAGGACTCCGAAGGACCAGATCCTCCACGTCCACACCGTCCATGCGGAAATGGAGGGACTGAGCAAGCTCGCCCTCTTCGAGTCCTTTCTCACGGCGTGCCGTGCGAGGGGAGTCCGGTTCACCGCCCTGGACGATGTCGCCCGCGCCGTCGAGCTGGAAAAGCTCCCCCTCTGCCCCGTCGAAAAGGGGACACTTCCCGGTCGTGCGGGAACGGTGGCCCTGCAGGGAGACCCCATCGTTCCCTGGATGCACCGCCTCGCCTGA
- a CDS encoding bifunctional UDP-4-keto-pentose/UDP-xylose synthase — MNVVILGANGFIGSHLSERILAETDWTVSALDLRAHHLEHCLADPRFSFRKGDLLAESAWIEDRIRAADVVLPLVGIAQPAYYVKNPLYVFELDFEQNLKIVRMCVTHNKRVLFPSTSEVYGLCPDKELSEDESLLVLGPVSKMRWIYSCSKQMMDRVLAAYGQERGLRFTCFRPFNWTGPRLDEPADAAKGTARVITQFLFNLVHGKPLHLVGGGRQRRSFTSIHDGIDALLSIVRNERNNLDGEILNIGNPANQASVKELAHLVRDAAAAYPKYAPLAAAAVIADIPEDDYYGKGYADVQHRVPSIAKAERLLGWRPKRSLEDIVRDTVHYYLGDGGAWA, encoded by the coding sequence ATGAACGTGGTCATTCTCGGAGCCAACGGATTCATCGGAAGCCATCTCTCGGAGCGGATTCTCGCGGAGACGGACTGGACCGTCTCCGCTCTCGACCTGCGCGCGCATCACCTGGAGCACTGCCTCGCCGATCCCCGCTTCTCTTTCCGGAAAGGCGATCTTCTCGCCGAAAGCGCCTGGATCGAGGATCGGATCCGCGCCGCCGACGTGGTGCTCCCTCTCGTGGGCATCGCCCAGCCTGCCTATTATGTGAAGAACCCCCTCTACGTCTTCGAACTGGATTTCGAGCAGAACCTGAAGATCGTCCGCATGTGCGTGACCCACAACAAACGGGTGCTCTTCCCCTCCACCTCCGAGGTGTACGGGCTCTGCCCGGACAAGGAGCTCTCCGAGGATGAATCCCTCCTGGTCCTCGGTCCGGTGAGCAAGATGCGCTGGATCTACAGCTGCAGCAAACAGATGATGGACAGGGTCCTCGCCGCCTACGGACAGGAACGGGGACTGCGCTTCACCTGCTTCCGTCCCTTCAACTGGACCGGCCCCCGGCTCGACGAGCCCGCCGATGCGGCAAAGGGGACCGCCCGGGTGATCACCCAATTTCTCTTCAATCTCGTGCACGGCAAACCGCTCCATCTCGTCGGCGGAGGCCGGCAGCGACGAAGCTTCACCTCCATCCACGACGGCATCGACGCGCTCCTCTCCATCGTCCGGAACGAGCGAAACAATCTCGACGGGGAGATCCTGAACATCGGCAATCCCGCCAATCAGGCCTCGGTGAAGGAACTGGCCCACCTCGTCCGGGACGCTGCGGCGGCCTATCCGAAATACGCCCCCCTCGCGGCGGCGGCGGTCATCGCGGACATTCCCGAGGACGACTACTACGGCAAGGGCTACGCGGACGTGCAGCACCGCGTCCCCAGCATCGCCAAAGCGGAGCGCCTGCTTGGCTGGCGTCCGAAGCGCTCCCTGGAGGACATCGTCCGGGACACCGTGCACTATTATCTCGGCGACGGTGGCGCATGGGCATGA